CGTTTTTCATGTTGGACGACCCCAAGGCGTGCCGCGGCGTGCTGATGGCGTTCTACGGTTGGCTCGACGAAAACGTGGTCGATGGCGACGCGCAGACCGCAACTGCCGCCGCTCAGCAGGCGTACCGGATTTTCCTCGATTGGTATCAATTCGCGAAATGATGGATACCAAGCTGGACCCCAATTTACTGACCGATTGCGATAAAGAGCCGATCCACCTCTTGGGCGGAGTGCAGCCCCACGGGGTGATGGTGGTGCTGGATGCCGGCGACTACCGGATTTTGCGCGTGTCGGCGAGCGCGGCGACCGTGTTTGGCATCGAGCCAGAAACGTTGTTGGGCAAGTGCATGCTGCGCTACGTGGAAGACGCGAACCGCGACGACTTGGTTGATCGCCTGTCGAACGCGGCCCGCAATTACGCCAACCCAATGGGGGTGACGCTCAACCTGCCTTCGGGTAAAATGTCTTTCGACTGCATTGGTCACTTTGTCAATGGCGACATTGTGCTGGAGTTCGAGAACCCTGGTGAGCGCGCCCACTACTATGCGCAGGGCTTTTCCGAGCACTACGAGCTGACGCAGAAATGCCTGTCTTACATCACGGGATGCGAAACGATGGTCGACGCCGCGCATTTCATTTGCAAGCAGGTTCGTGAGGCGACCGGCTTTGACCGCGTGATGTTCTACCGCTTTGAACCCGAGGGGCATGGCGAGGTCGTGGGTGAGGCCAAGCGTGATGATTTGGAGGCGTTTCTGGGCCTGCATTACCCAGCGACCGACATCCCCAAGCAGGCCCGTAAACTTTATGAGCGCAATTGGATTCGGCTGATTATGGATATCGGTGCCGAGCCTGCGCCGCTGCTGCCAGCCGATATGCCGACGATGGATATGAGCGACTGCGTGCTGCGCTCGGTGTCGCCCGTGCACATCCAGTATTTGAAAAACATGGACGTGACCGCTTCGATGTCGGTCTCGCTGATGAACGGTCAAGAGTTGTGGGGGCTGATCGCTTGCCACCATTATTCGGGGCCGATGTTTGTGCCCTACACCACACGCTTATCGTGCGTATATTTGGGGCAGCTGGTGTCCGCGCAAATGGTGACCAAGCTGAAGCATGAGCAGTCCGAGCAAGTCGCACACCGCCGACATAGCCTGATCGCCCTGGGCAAATCCATCTCCGATAGCAGCTCGCTAACGGAGGCGCTACGGATGAATGCCGAGGCCCTGCTTAAGGCGGTCCGCGCGGACGGTTTTACGCTTATTGCCGAAGACGAAACGCTCACCATCGGAACGTCGCCGCAAGCCGGATTTCTCGATGCGCTGGTGTGCCAGCCGGAGAAGGGTGCGGCCATATTTTCTCAGAGCATCGTGGCGGATTTCCCCGGTGCGGCGGACCTGGCGGGTGACTGCGCGGGCCTGGCAATGCTGCCATTGGGCACGGACTGGAAGTTGGTCTTTTACCGGGTGGAGCGCGTGCAGGAAATTCGCTGGGCCGGGCGGCCGGACGAGTCTGGTGAAGCCAAGCCGCTGACCCCGCGCAACTCTTTCGAGGAATGGAAGGAAATGGTCCGAGGGCTGTCCGAGGCCTGGTCGTCGGCAGACGTTTCCATTGTCGAGGATTTGCAATCCTGGTTGATGACGTTTGTCATCAAGCGTAACGCTGACCTGAACCGCCTTAACGATCAACTGCATTCGAAAAACGAGGAGATCGAGCAGTTTACCTATTCGGTGTCGCACGATTTGAAATCTCCGCTGGTGACGATCAAGGCATTTTCTGGCGCGCTGATGGAAGACATTGGCAAGGGGCAGTTCGACAGCGCGCAGGACAACTTGCTGCGCATCCAGCGTGCCAGCGATCGTATGGCGGAATTCATCGAAGAGCTACTGGCCTTTTCGCGCATCGGCTCCAAGGGCAAGATGGTGGCGATTAATATGGATGAGCTCCTGGCAGGGATTCGGTTCGATCTTGAGGTGATGACCCGCGAGGTGGGGGCCGAAATCGTCTGTCAGTCGGATTTGCCAAACTGCCAAGGCTGCCATGGCGAGGTGTCGCGTCTTTTCCAAAACCTCCTGGACAATGCCTTGAAATACGGGTGCACGGCCGAGAAGCCCCGCATCGAAGTGACTGGCGCGGTCGATGGCGATTTCTGCATCTACCGCGTGCGCGACAACGGTGCCGGCATCAAGGAGAAATACCATAAGCGGATTTTCCGGCTGTTCCAGCGGCTGAGCTCGAAGACGCAAGGCTCGGGCGTCGGGCTGGCGTCGGTGTTGAAGATCGCCCAGCGCCATGGCGGCAACTGCGGCGTTTCCTCGGAGCCCGGGCAGGGCGCGGAGTTCTGGGTAAAACTACCATTGGGCGATGAATGACTTTGCGACAGATGGCCGCTGCTTCATGCTGCTGCTGGCGGAGGATGAGGACGACCATGCGTGCCTCGTCGAGCGTAGCTTGGCCTGTGCACCGATCCCCGTGGAGTTGACGCGTGTGCGCGATGGCGGCGAGGCGCTGGATTACCTGAACCGGCAGGGGGAATTCGCCCTGGCGGAACCGCCCGATCTGCTGTTGCTCGACCTGAAATTACCGGGTGTGAGTGGTCTGGAGCTGCTGGAGGAAATCAGCCAATTGCCGCGCTTTGCCGCGTTGCCCAAGGTGGTGTATTCCACCTCGGTCGCTCACCGCGATGTGCAGCTTGCCTATGAGTTGGGCGCAAGCTCCTACCTGAAAAAGCCCATGGAGTTCACCGATTTTAAGCAAATGATTAGCGCCCTCTGTTTGTACTGGGGTGTCTGGAATCAAGTCCCACCGATTGATCAATCGAACTATGAGAAGTAAATACAACGTGTTCGTCGTCGAAGATAACGACGATCATTTCAACATCATTAAGGGGCTGCTTTCTGCGAACCAAATGAATGTGAATTCGCTAGTGCGCGCGCAGTCCTCCCATGAGGCCGAGCGGGTGCTTAAGGAGAACAATTTTGACGTAATCCTGCTGGACCTGAGCCTGCCGGACAGCTCGCCAGCGGAGACGATCGACTTGGCAACGGCCTTTGCGCCGAATACCGCCATCATCGTGTTGACCTCGCTTTCCGAGGACGACTTGATCGAGCGTGCGCTTTCCGCGGGTGCTCAGGACTACATCGACAAATATTCGCTGGACAGCAACACGCTGGAGAAATCCATCACGCATGCCGTCGAACGAAAGCGGATCCTGTGTCAGCTCTCGCATAAAAACCAAGAGCTGGAGCGCTTTGGCAGTTTACTCGCGCACGAGATCGCCAATCCGGTGCAGACGATGGCCACCGCGCTTTGGCTGGCACAAGATGCTTTATCCCGCAGTGGCAACGAGGACGTGCTCGACGCCATCAACCTGGGTGTCAAATCCGGCGATCACCTGCGCCAGCTGATCAGTGATTTGCTCAAGCTGACTACGGAGGACAGCTTGGAGCGCGTTAGCTGGGTGGACCTCCACCACGTCGCCACAGAGGTGATTCAATACTGCCTGCTGCTGCACCCGACGAAGGATTATTCCATCGAAATCCTTGGCGATTTGCCGCGCGTGATGGCTTGCGAAACCATTATCAAGCAGGTGTTGCAAAACCTGTTGGTTAACGCGATTCGCTACCGCCGTGAGGAATTTTTAAAGATTCAGATTTTCAGCAAATCCAACGACGACGACCACCGTATTTGCGTGAGTGATAACGGGCAGGGCATCTCCAGCGAAGAGCGGGAGAAAATCTTCAGCATGTTTTACCGCCACCGTTCGAGCAAGGGGAAGGGCATCGGCCTCGGCTTTTGCCGGCGGGTGCTGGAGAAGCACGGCGGCAAACTATGGGTGGACTCAGAGGTCGGCGTGGGCAGCACGTTTTATTTTTCGCTTCCGCAGGTGCAGCCTGAGGCGGCGCTGGTGTAGCAGGCGGGGCTAATTTTCCTCCATGTGGCAAAGTGATTGACGGCTTCCGCTCTTTGCGGCTTAAACATGCCCTGCTATGGCTGACGCAAACTCCGGAAACTCCTCCCCGAAATACAAGCGCATCGTGCTCAAGCTCAGTGGTGAAGCCTTGGGTGATCGTTCCTCTGGTGACGCTATCAGTGGCGAAATCCTCCAACGCATCGCGGTGGAGATAAAGAAAGTTCACGATCTCGGCGTGCAGGTGTGCCTCGTCGTCGGAGGTGGCAATATCTTCCGTGGTAAGCTGGGTGCCGCCAGCGACCAGAAGGTCGACCGCACCACGGGCGACTTCATGGGCATGATGGCCACGATGATCAATGGCCTGGCGCTGATGGACTGCCTGGAGAAAAACGGCGTCCCGGTCCGCGTGCAAAGCGCGCTACATATCGAGGAAGTCGCCGAGCCATTCATTTTGCGCCGCGCGATTCGCCACTTGGAAAAAGGCCGCGTGGTGATCTTTGTCGCCGGCACCGGCAACCCGTATTTCTCCACCGACACGACTGCCGCACTGCGCGCGAGTGAGATCGGTGCCGACGTCATCATGAAGGCAACCAAGGTAGACGGCATCTACAGCGAAGACCCGGTGAAGAACCCGGATGCCGAAAAGTTTGACAACATCACCTTCATTGACGCGCTCAAAAACCAATACGCGGTCATGGACTCAACGGCGTTCTCGCTCTGCCTGGACAACGAGATGCCAATCATCGTCTTCAGCATGAACGAGCCCGACAGTATCCTCCGCGCCGTTCAGGGCGAGCCGATCGGCACGCTGGTTAGCTAAAAAATGGCTCTGCTGGACATCATCATTTTGTGCGCCCTCGTGCGCCTCAATTTGGAGATGAAATCGCCGGTTCCCTGCACGGTGATTTATGTTGTCGTTGCGCTGTTTTTCATGCTGATCAGCGGCTTACCAATTTTCGCGATGCTTGTATCGGCGGTGACGTATGCCGCGATGGCACTTCTTTTCTTCTGGGCGTTGATCAAGACGAAAAACTCTGCCGCCTGGTGGGTCATTGCGGTTGTCGGTGTGCTGGTGCTGGGGATTTTCTAATCGCCCGACAGTTGTTTGGCGTTATTTCGAGTCGCTGCCTTCTTCGCTTTACACCGATTGAATAACCGATTGAAATTCACGCTATGGACCCTGATGAAATTTTGATGACCGCCAGCGACAGCATGAAAAAAGCTGTCGACCACACGCTGCACGAATTCAGCACGATTCACACTGGTAAGGCGTCGCCTGCCATGGTGGAAACGGTGCAAGTCGACGCTTATGGCAGTATGATGGCGCTCAAGGAAGTCGCCGCGATCACCACGCCCGACGCGCGCACGATCAGCGTGCAGCCGTGGGACAAGACGGTGCTGAAAAGCGTCGAGTCTGCCTTGCTCAAGGCAAACCTCGGCTTCACGCCCAACATCATGGGCGACAAGATTTTCTGCCCGCTGCCCGAGCTGTCCAAGGAGCGCCGTAAGGACCTCGTCAAGATGTGCCACAACCTCGCCGAACAGGGCAAGGTCGGTGTGCGTTCGGCCCGCCGCGACGCGATGGACGCGATCAAGGCCGCCGAGAAGGAAAAGGAAATTTCCGAGGACGACCGCAAGCTCTACGAAAAGGAAGTCCAGGCCGAGACTGACAAATACACCAAGGACATCGAGGAGCACCTGAAGAGCAAGGAAGCCGAGCTTCTGAAAGTGTAACGATTGGGGATTTTGGATTTCGGATTGCGGATTTTTGCAATTCGTCTCGATGCCGCATGCCATTTTAAATACTGCTTGGCGCAAAGTAAGCTGCCAAGTTGCTGTCATTCATGTCTGAACCATTCCGCAATCCGCAATCCGCAATCCGCAATGCCAAGCGGGTGGTGGTCAAGCTGGGCACGGGCATCCTCACCTCGACGGTGGGCTGCCTGGATGCGGCGTGTCTGGAGCAGATTGCCGCGCAGATTGCCGAGCTCAAGCAGCGCGGGCTGGAGGTAATTGTGGTCAGCTCTGGTGCAGTGGGTCTGGGCATGGGCCGGCTGGGGCTCACGCAACGACCCAGTCGTTTAGCCGCGCAGCAGGCCTGCGCCGCAGTTGGGCAGAGCATACTCACCGAGACTTGGCAGGGTGCTTTTACGCCGCATAACATCATTGTCGCTCAGCTATTGCTCACCCGGGATGACGTGCGTGGCCGCCGTCGCCATGTGGCGGTGCGCGACCTGCTCGAAGAGCTGATCAGCGAGGGCATCGTGCCGATCATCAATGAGAATGATTCCGTCAGCAAAGCCGAGCTGGAGCTGCTGGGCTTTGGCGATAACGACGTGCTTTCGTCGCTGGTGGCCAGTCTGGTGAAAGCCGATCTGCTCGCGATTTTATCCACTGCGCCCGGTGTGATTGATCGGTTGGGCAGTGGCGAAATTATTCCCTACATTGAGCGGATTTCCGCAGAGATTGAGGCGCTGGCTGGCGGCTCGGAGAGCGCAACCGGCACCGGTGGCATGGTTACCAAGCTGGAGGCCGCGCGCATTGCGACGATGGCCGGAGCCACGGTTTTCATCGGGCATGGCAAGGAGCCGGATATTCTGCTGAAGCTACTCGGTGGCGAAGCGGTGGGCACGATCTTCGCGCCGGGTGATCAGTTGCTCAATGCGCGGCACCGCTGGATCGCCCATTTTCAGGAGTCGCGCGGCCTGCTCAAGGTCGACGCCGGTGCGGCGAGGGCTTTGCAGGAGAAAGGCAGCAGCCTGTTGGCCAAGGGGATTATTGCCGCCGAAGGCGAGTTCGACGTGGGCGATGTCGTCAGCGTGGCCGACCCGGATGGCGTGGTCTTCGCGCGCGGGGTGGTCCACTTCGACCAGGCAACCTTGCAGCCTTTGCTGGGCAAGAGCAACGCGGAGATCGCCGCGGCTCACCCGGACCTGACCCGCATGGAGATTATCCACCGCGACGAGCTGGTGCTGATGCGGCGCTAGTTGGTCGGCTCGCTGTCGGCGGGGGTTTCGTCGAATTCGCTGGTGATTTCCTCGTCGTCAAAGACCTCGGCATCTTCGGGTGTTTCGATGCGCTTTTCGCAGCGGATGTCGCCGTAGGTGATGTCCTGCTCGACGATGAGCTTTTTCAATCGGGTCAGCTCCAGCACTGCCAGAAAGGTCGATACGAGCATATTGATACCGTAAGACTTGCCCTCGAATAGCTCGGTGAAGTTAAAGCGGTCGCGGGTTTCCAGGGTCGTCAGGATATACTCCATGCGGTCGGCGACGGAGACTTGCTCGTCGTGGATTTCGCCGGAGCGCATGCCTTCGGCCAGGCGGCGAAGGACGAGGTTGAAGGAATTCCAGACCTCGATTTTATCGGTCGGCTTGAGCGGTCGCGCTTCTTTTTGGTCGTTGGATTCGCGGAAAATACGCGGTATGAGGTCCTGCTGCTGCTCGACGAGGTCCTGTAGCTGATAGGCGGCCTCTTTGAATTTCTTGTATTCGAGGAGTTGCTGGACCAGTTCCCAGCGCGGGTCGGCCTCTTCTTCGTCTTCGGCGGCCTGCTTCACCTGTTCGTTGGTCGGCAGCAGCATGCGGCTTTTGACGTACATGAGCGTCGCCGCCATGACAAAAAAGTCTCCCGCGATCTCGAGGTTGAGCTGTTCCATCGACTTGAGCACGTCGAGGTATTGCCGAGTCACGCGCTCGATCGGGATGTCGTAGATGTCGATCTCGTTCTTGCGAATGAGGAACAATAGAAGATCGAGCGGCCCTTCGAAAACGGGCAATCGAATGGCGAGTTCCTGGCTTGGGCCCAAGGCACCATCCTGAATTTGTGGGCTGGTATCCGTCACGTTTGGCAGTGGAAATGATCCCCGCCTAAAGTTCAATCGGAAAGCGCTTACTCCTCAATAATGAAGAGGAAGGTATTTGCTCCAGACTCAATCATTTGGCCGGTCGCGAGGTTGCCGTCGTCCACCGCTTGATCGATTTGGACGATCACGTTTTCGCTCGCTTCGTATCCGCTGATGCCGATGGCAAACTGATAATTCGAGGCATCGACAGTCCAATTACCGCCAATGACGGTGGTGTTGGTGATGACGTCGGCGCGAATGTAGTCGTAAAAGTCCGCTGGAGGACCGTTGCCAGTGCCTACCGGGTAAACACCCTCAGTCAAGTTGTAGCGGTTCACGGCTTCGGTGACCGCACGAAAATCATTCAGGAAGGCAGCAACACGAGTTCTTTCGCGAACAGCCTGAAATCCGGGAATCGCCATGGCCAAAAGCACACCAATGATCAGGACTACCACCATAATTTCCAAAATGGTGAAGCCGCGGTGTGGTTGCTTTAGGGATGTATTCATCGCTTAGTTCCTAGATTTTCGGTCTGAAACTAAGGTGAATTCCGTATTCTTGTCCAGTCTAATCCCTGGTATTTGAGCTAAATCTTTAAAAACTTAACAAACGAACGCGAACTTTCGCCTGAAAACCATCTTCGCGCGTAGCGCCCTGGAGGTAGCCGATCACGAACTCGATATCCCAAGAGTTGGCGAACCGCGTTTGCCAGCTGTAGTATTGCTCGACGAGTTCACTCAGCTCGGCATCGATGCGCCATTCGGCGCGCAGGGCGTTGCGTTCGTTGACACGGTATTCGCCGCCGATGAGGAATTGGTTGATATTTGAGCCGGGGATGTCGGTGACCATGTTGGTGCCGACGTAGGCTTGCCACTCCTCGCCGTCGACCACGGTGGTGCGGGTGCTGACTTGTGGGACGGAGGGCGAATTGGGATCGATGCGGACAAAGATAGAGGAAGACAGCCAGTAGGCGGGGCGGACGGTGAGCTCGGTGTAAATATCTGATGCAAAGCGATCACCCGGGCGGACAAATGGACGGTAGGGCGGGTTGATAATGACCTCTGTCGGGCGCTGGTCGAAGCGGAATTCGTGGTAGATGTTAAACTCGGCCATGTCGTAGGAGCCGTAGCCCTTGGCGCGGGTCTGTAGGGAGTTTTCCAGACCGTAGCGGATGGTGTTTTCCGCATAGAGGTCGTCGATGTTGCGCTTGTTGGCGAGGCCTAGGGGGTCGAGGTAGGTGTCAAAGGGGGAGCTGGTGTCGATCTTGGGGATCAGGGTGTTACCCGCGTCCGCGGCCGGAATGTAGCGATACTGGACAATGGGCTTCATCACGTGGCGAAGGCCATCTATGCCCCAGAATTCGTCTTTGACGTTCCAGTGGCCGGTGATCAGTGCTTCGAAATCCATACCGACTTCACCCAGCACGCGGGTGTAGGCCCCGTTGTGGTTGTAGGTGTTCCAGTAGTTGGTGAGCATCGCGCCGGCGACCGGGGTGACGGTGGCCCAATCGTTGAGCTTGGTCGGGCGGTTCAGGCCGTAGTAGGCGTTGAAGCGATTGGAGGTGGTTTCCGCAAACAGGCCGGTGGGGGACTTCTCCGACAGGCTGACGAAGTCTGCGCTGGCCCGGTGGTAAACGGTGGTTTCGAAAATCTCGGAGGGCAGCAGGTTAAAGCTGATTTCCGGCATGCGCTGGGCGACGAGCTCCCAGTCGTTGGGCTGGTAGCGCATGAAGGCACCAAAAACGAAATTATCACCCCGCAAGTTCGCGGATGCCCAGCTGTCCGGGATTTGGTTGTCATAGAAAAGCTCCTCGCGGAAGTCGCGCGTGACCTCGGAGTCCGACCACCAACTGAGGGTGCTGGCGATGTCGATATTGTCACCTACTTCGCCGAGGTGCCGCCATTCGATGAAGTCGCGGCTGCGGCGGATGGGGTTACCCAGTGTGTCCAGGCCAAGCTCGCTGCTGTCTCCCAGGTCGTAGATGAATCCCGTGTTGATGTAGCCAGACTGGTAGCCGTTGTCACCATTTTCGCCCAACTGCCAGTTGTATTTTGCCACCGGACCACCCAGGAAGCCGCGCTCGGAGTAGCCGTCGATATTGGCCCCGATTTTCAGCTCCGGCAACACGCGCACGAGCGCCTGATTTTGCACATAGGCACCGAGATTGCCCTGGTAGCCGACATCGCCGCGGTAATCGATGGGGGAGTCCTCTTCGATGTTTTGCTCGAAGTAGGGCATGTAGAAAATGGGAAACGATCCGAGGCGGAAGGTGGCGTCGTAAACTTCCAGCGTTTCGTTGTCCTTTACTAGGTAGCGCTTGGCCTTGATGTTGAGCGCGTAGGCGTCGGGCTCCTGGAAGTAGATGGTGCCGTCGGTGACTTCGATTTCCTCGTTGTTGCCGGAGATGCTGCCACCCTGCAAGAAGAGCGGGTGCCGGCCCATGCGGAAATCACCCGCGGCAAAGCTGCTGTGAAAGTAATCATACTCCGCCGTGTCGCTGAGGATGCGGAAGGAGCCCCGCGTCAGCTGGACGTTGTCATTGGCCTTGAGCGTGGAGGTGTCCTGCAGGAAGATAATCTCGTCACTCTTCAGGACGATGTTGCCGTGGCTGAGCTCGGCATTGCCCTTGGCGACCATGGAGTTGGTGTCCGCGTCGTATTCCTGGCTATCGGATTCCAACTGGGGAAGCTCAGCGTCGACCTTGGGCAATTGAGCGCCAAGGCTGCTCGTGAAAATTACGCCCATCAGCACAGGGCAGGCAGCTCTCAGTTTAGTCAGCACGCGGGCGACGATAGGGCAGGCGTGGCGCGTTTCACAAGGCTATTTGTTGCATGTTTGCGACCCTTTCCGTTAACTGGTTGCCGTGACGCCAGAAAACCTCCTCGCCAATCTCCCCACGTCGCTGCCCGCTGAGCTGATGGAAGACCTCGTCTGTGCCAATGGCGTGCGCATCGAGCGCATCGTCTCCACCGGCCAATGCTCGGCACCCGGTGACTGGTATGACCAGGCCGAAAACGAGTGGGTATTGTTGCTCGCTGGCGCGGCCCGGTTGGAGATCGAGGAAAACGACTCTTGCCGCAAGCTGGAGCTCCACGCCGGTGACCATTGTTTCCTCCCTGCGCACCAACGCCACCGCGTCGACTGGACCGACCCCGCGCAGCCTACCGTTTGGCTGGCGGTATGGTGGCCAGCATAGGTCAATCGCTCAGAACTTCAAGATAGAGACTCCAGGTATAGGCATCGTGCTGATATGGTGTTGCTGCTGAAACGGGCGGTCCCAACACGGCCTTATCAATCCATTCCGGGTCGATCTCTTTAATTTTGGCTGCTGCTTGAATCGATTCAGTTGAAGGCGATCCGAAAAACGCGAGAATATAGGCGGGCAGGCCGAGAATGACTGCGAGCACTAGCCATATGGTTATTGGTAGTAATACCGGCAGCCACGTTTTCTTTTTCTGCCTGAAAGCCCAGATTGAAGTCACCAATGTGGCTCCGAAAAACAGGAGGTTTAGAATGACTGAGAAGACCAATGTTTTGCCGAATAAAAATAGGTCGGCATGGGCCATATTTAGAAATATCAAGCCTGCGAGCCATCCGCAAAGAACGATGCATAGAGTTAGGATTCGCATGGTTCTTTTTGGCTAAAGTAGAAATATTCGAGAGTGCGGCATGATGGGATCTGTTTTCCCATGTATTCATGATATCACTTTGATTATCGCGATGCTTTACCCAGCGCAGCCTACCGTTTGGCTGGCGGTGTGGTGGCCGGCTGGGTGATTGACCCATTGCTAGTCAAAGGTGGCGGCCGATGTATCATCGGCCAGAATCGCGGCAGTCAAAGTCTGGTTATCAAAGAGGCGCGATTTGCCGATATGGCCCAGGCACGGACCGATTCAATCTATCCGTCTCATCCTCTGGCCGATGGGGACATCGGCCGCCACCTTCTTTGCGCCAGGTTTCTTGATCGCACGCCTCAGTGGGCTGGCACATCGCCGATCTCGAGCATGTGGACGTCGAGTCGGCGGGTCATGTCTTTGACGACGTCGGCATAGGCGGGGTCGTGGTAGACGTTGAACAGCTCCAGCGGGTCTTTCTCTAGATCGAACAACTCCCACTCAGGTGTTTCGCCGCCGGGTTGGGTGCCCTGGACGCCCATGCCCTCGTTATACCAATAGATCAGCTTGTGGTCGTGGGTGCGGATGCCGTAGTGGGCGTAGGCATTGTGCGCGTCGTCGCGGTGCATCCAGTAGCGCTGATAGGCAATTTCGGTCCAGTCGTCGGGCGTCTGTTCTTCCAGGAGCGGGCGCAGGCTGCGGCCCTGCATGTGGCGGGGGATGGGCAAGCCCGCGTAGTCGAGGAAGGTCTCGGCAAAGTCGACATTGCTCGCCATATCTGTGCAAATGGTCCCCGCACAGATGCCCTCCGGGTAGCGGACCAGGAACGGCATGCGAAAGCTTTCCTCGTAGATGAAGCGCTTGTCGAACCAACCGTGCTCGCCGAGGAAGAAGCCCTGATCGGAGGTGTAGACGACAAGGGTGTTTTCGGCTAAACCTTGCTCGTCGAGGTAGTCCAGCAGGCGGCCGACGTTTTCATCGATCGAGTGGACGCACTGCAAATATTTTTGCATGTAGCGCTGGTATTTGAAACGCTTCAGCTCGTCTTGTGATGCGAAGGTAAAGACCTCGCCAGTGACGGAGCAGGTCAGCTCAAAGCCGGTAACATCCTCGGGGAAGGGGATGAGGTCGCGCGGTCCTTTGCCCTCGTGCGGCTCGATGTCGAGGTCCTTGTAATTCATGTCGTGGCTCACGCGCATTTGGGCGTTCATGGCGGCGGCAGCGCGGTTTTTATAATCGTCGTCAAAGGTGTCGGGGACGCGGATCGGGTCAGTGTAAAGACTGCGGTGTTCGGCCTTGGGATGCCAGGAGCGGTGTGGTGCCTTGTGGTGGCACATGAGGAAAAACGGCTTGTCGGCATCGCGCTCGTCTAGCCAGCCAAGGCACTTGTCGGTGATGATATCGGTCACGTAGCCCTCGTCTTTTTGCTCGCCGCTGGCCTCGATAAAGGTGGGGTCGTAGTAGTCGCCCTGGCCGGGCACGACCGACCAGAAATCAAAGCCCGTGGGGCAATGTCCAGGGCCTTCGCCGAGGTGCCACTTGCCGATGATCGCCGTTTGGTAGCCGCCTTGCTTGAGGTATTTGGCGACGTTGGGTTGGCGGTTATCGATGTGCTCATGCAGGCCGAAAACGCCGTTCAGGTGGTTGTGCATGCCGGTGAGAATTGTTGCCCGGCTCGGCGCGCAGATGGAATTCGTGACGTAGCAATGGTCGAAGCGCATGCCCTCGTTGGCCAGGCGGTCGATGTTTGGCGTGCTGTTGATCCCATGCCCGTAAGCGCTGATGGCTTGAGCTGCGTGATCATCGGACATGATAAAGACAATGTTGGGGCGCTGGTTCATGTTTAAACCGCTAACACGTTTTGTTCAGCGGAGAAAAGTCCTTTTGCGCTTTTATTTTTTGGCACCGGGGCTGAGCGCCGCGTCGAGCCGCAGGCTTTTGCGAACCGATTCCATGCCGCCCTGATAGGATTTCAGGATGCCCGGGCGGACGTCGGCGGACGCGGCGAACTCCGGCCATCGGTTGATTGCATTGGCGACCTCGTCGTGTATTTCCCGCATGCGATTGACGGCGATTGAATGCTTGCGCCCCAGCTCGACAATGTCACTGGCCGTGAACAGGCGCTTGCCGTTGATGTTGAGCGCCTGACCACCGTGAAGGCTGCTGACGTAGGTCAAATCGTAAGCCGGCGCGAGCGACCATTGACCGTCATCATCCATTAGGAACGAGAAGTTTTTCGCGTGGTCGTCCTGATTGTGGGCAAGGACGTTGA
This is a stretch of genomic DNA from Cerasicoccus sp. TK19100. It encodes these proteins:
- a CDS encoding segregation and condensation protein A — protein: MTDTSPQIQDGALGPSQELAIRLPVFEGPLDLLLFLIRKNEIDIYDIPIERVTRQYLDVLKSMEQLNLEIAGDFFVMAATLMYVKSRMLLPTNEQVKQAAEDEEEADPRWELVQQLLEYKKFKEAAYQLQDLVEQQQDLIPRIFRESNDQKEARPLKPTDKIEVWNSFNLVLRRLAEGMRSGEIHDEQVSVADRMEYILTTLETRDRFNFTELFEGKSYGINMLVSTFLAVLELTRLKKLIVEQDITYGDIRCEKRIETPEDAEVFDDEEITSEFDETPADSEPTN
- a CDS encoding type II secretion system protein; this translates as MNTSLKQPHRGFTILEIMVVVLIIGVLLAMAIPGFQAVRERTRVAAFLNDFRAVTEAVNRYNLTEGVYPVGTGNGPPADFYDYIRADVITNTTVIGGNWTVDASNYQFAIGISGYEASENVIVQIDQAVDDGNLATGQMIESGANTFLFIIEE
- a CDS encoding LPS-assembly protein LptD, coding for MGVIFTSSLGAQLPKVDAELPQLESDSQEYDADTNSMVAKGNAELSHGNIVLKSDEIIFLQDTSTLKANDNVQLTRGSFRILSDTAEYDYFHSSFAAGDFRMGRHPLFLQGGSISGNNEEIEVTDGTIYFQEPDAYALNIKAKRYLVKDNETLEVYDATFRLGSFPIFYMPYFEQNIEEDSPIDYRGDVGYQGNLGAYVQNQALVRVLPELKIGANIDGYSERGFLGGPVAKYNWQLGENGDNGYQSGYINTGFIYDLGDSSELGLDTLGNPIRRSRDFIEWRHLGEVGDNIDIASTLSWWSDSEVTRDFREELFYDNQIPDSWASANLRGDNFVFGAFMRYQPNDWELVAQRMPEISFNLLPSEIFETTVYHRASADFVSLSEKSPTGLFAETTSNRFNAYYGLNRPTKLNDWATVTPVAGAMLTNYWNTYNHNGAYTRVLGEVGMDFEALITGHWNVKDEFWGIDGLRHVMKPIVQYRYIPAADAGNTLIPKIDTSSPFDTYLDPLGLANKRNIDDLYAENTIRYGLENSLQTRAKGYGSYDMAEFNIYHEFRFDQRPTEVIINPPYRPFVRPGDRFASDIYTELTVRPAYWLSSSIFVRIDPNSPSVPQVSTRTTVVDGEEWQAYVGTNMVTDIPGSNINQFLIGGEYRVNERNALRAEWRIDAELSELVEQYYSWQTRFANSWDIEFVIGYLQGATREDGFQAKVRVRLLSF
- a CDS encoding cupin domain-containing protein; its protein translation is MTPENLLANLPTSLPAELMEDLVCANGVRIERIVSTGQCSAPGDWYDQAENEWVLLLAGAARLEIEENDSCRKLELHAGDHCFLPAHQRHRVDWTDPAQPTVWLAVWWPA
- a CDS encoding sulfatase family protein — translated: MNQRPNIVFIMSDDHAAQAISAYGHGINSTPNIDRLANEGMRFDHCYVTNSICAPSRATILTGMHNHLNGVFGLHEHIDNRQPNVAKYLKQGGYQTAIIGKWHLGEGPGHCPTGFDFWSVVPGQGDYYDPTFIEASGEQKDEGYVTDIITDKCLGWLDERDADKPFFLMCHHKAPHRSWHPKAEHRSLYTDPIRVPDTFDDDYKNRAAAAMNAQMRVSHDMNYKDLDIEPHEGKGPRDLIPFPEDVTGFELTCSVTGEVFTFASQDELKRFKYQRYMQKYLQCVHSIDENVGRLLDYLDEQGLAENTLVVYTSDQGFFLGEHGWFDKRFIYEESFRMPFLVRYPEGICAGTICTDMASNVDFAETFLDYAGLPIPRHMQGRSLRPLLEEQTPDDWTEIAYQRYWMHRDDAHNAYAHYGIRTHDHKLIYWYNEGMGVQGTQPGGETPEWELFDLEKDPLELFNVYHDPAYADVVKDMTRRLDVHMLEIGDVPAH